In a genomic window of Brassica rapa cultivar Chiifu-401-42 chromosome A10, CAAS_Brap_v3.01, whole genome shotgun sequence:
- the LOC103843947 gene encoding methylsterol monooxygenase 2-2: MASLVESGWQYLVTHFSDFQLACIGSFLLHESVFFLSGLPFIFLERQGFLTKYKIQAKNNTPAAQEKCITRLLLYHFCVNLPLMMASYPVFRAMGMRSSFPLPSWKEVSAQILFYFIIEDFVFYWGHRILHTKWLYKTVHSVHHEYATPFGLTSEYAHPAEILFLGFATIVGPALTGPHLITLWLWMVLRVLETVEAHCGYHFPWSLSNFLPLYGGADFHDYHHRLLYTKSGNYSSTFVYMDWIFGTDKGYRRLKSLKENSELKQT; encoded by the exons TACCTTGTGACACATTTTAGCGACTTTCAACTGGCGTGCATTGGGAGTTTCCTCCTCCATGAAAGCGTCTTCTTCTTATCTGGACTCCCTTTCATTTTTCTTGAAAGGCAAGGCTTTCTCACCAAGTACAAGATTCAG GCAAAGAACAACACACCTGCAGCCCAAGAAAAATGTATAACTCGCTTGTTACTTTATCATTTCTGCGTAAACTTGCCCCTTATGATGGCCTCCTATCCTGTCTTCAGAGCCATGGGAATGCGCAGCAGTTTTCCTCTCCCGTCCTG GAAAGAAGTGTCTGCCCAGATATTATTCTACTTCATCATTGAGGATTTTGTTTTCTACTGGGGCCATCGGATCTTGCATACAAAATGGCTGTACAAGACCGTCCACAGTGTTCATCATGA ATACGCCACACCATTTGGTTTGACGTCAGAGTATGCTCATCCAGCTGAGATTCTGTTCCTGGGATTTGCTACCATAGTCGGGCCAGCTCTCACCGGCCCCCACCTGATTACTCTCTGGCTATGGATGGTGCTGAGAGTTCTTGAGACTGTTGAGGCACATTGTGGCTATCATTTCCCGTGGAGCCTCTCAAATTTTCTTCCTCTGTATGGAGG TGCTGACTTCCATGACTACCATCACCGCCTCCTCTACACAAAGTCTGGAAACTACTCTTCAACTTTTGTGTATATGGACTG GATTTTTGGTACCGATAAGGGCTACAGAAGATTGAAGTCTCTTAAAGAAAACAGTGAATTGAAACAAACGTGA